In one Sander lucioperca isolate FBNREF2018 chromosome 7, SLUC_FBN_1.2, whole genome shotgun sequence genomic region, the following are encoded:
- the kti12 gene encoding protein KTI12 homolog, whose amino-acid sequence MPLIVMCGYPCSGKTQKAEELKVCFERNTDRKVHIVGDGALGVEKNTVYADSQKEKNVRASLKAEVERKLNKDDIVILDSLNYIKGYRYELFCLIKHAQTPHCLVYCLTSDEVSSTWNINREAAEQYTQEIFDALVLRFEAPDSRNRWDSPLFTILKDDTLPYEAISDALFKRKAPPPNQSTQSQPLSSANFLYELDKITQDVLLAIFNAQKTSVPGDLIPVPGATEKIELTRSINMAELRKLRRQFISYTKMHPTENSGHISNMFVQYLNKSLH is encoded by the exons ATGCCTCTAATAGTGATGTGTGGCTACCCCTGTAGTGGTAAAACACAGAAAGCAGAAGAACTGAAGGTGTGCTTTGAACGGAACACTGACAGAAAGGTTCATATTGTAGGAGACGGAGCACTGGGCGTTGAGAAAAACACAGTTTACGCAG ATtcccaaaaggaaaaaaatgtcagagCATCTCTGAAAGCTGAAGTAGAGAG gAAACTCAACAAGGATGACATTGTAATTTTGGATTCATTAAATTACATAAAAG GCTACCGCTATGAACTTTTCTGCCTCATCAAACATGCACAGACACCACACTGCCTG GTATACTGTTTGACGTCAGATGAAGTGAGCTCAACGTGGAATATCAACAGAGAGGCTGCAGAGCAGTACACCCAGGAAAT CTTTGATGCATTAGTGCTGAGATTTGAAGCTCCAGATTCCAGAAACCGATGGGACAGTCCTCTCTTCACCATCCTCAAAGACGACACGCTTCCATATGAAGCCATTTCTGACGCACTTTTCAAAAGAAAAGCACCCCCACCTAACCAGTCTACACAGAGT CAACCATTGTCATCTGCAAACTTCTTGTACGAGTTGGACAAGATCACACAAGATGTATTATTG GCAATTTTTAACGCACAGAAGACAAGTGTTCCCGGGGATCTCATTCCAGTTCCAGGAGCTACAGAAAAG ATCGAGCTCACCAGGAGCATCAACATGGCAGAGCTGAGGAAACTTCGGCGCCAGTTCATCAGCTACACCAAGATGCACCCAACAGAGAACTCGGGACACATATCCAACATGTTTGTGCAGTATTTAAATAAGAGTCTTCACTGA